In the genome of Cellvibrio sp. KY-YJ-3, one region contains:
- a CDS encoding YggT family protein has protein sequence MFANILHLIAYSLLSLVLLVVVLRFLLQLVRADFYNPISQALVKITMPPLRPLRKVIPSILGIDTASVVLILLVQLIASAILCLITGLTGLIALPHILLAWGFVGALTIIVNVFFWCMIISIIGSFIAPMSHHPLLSLANQIIDPLCKPIRKVIPPLGGVIDVSPIVVLLGLQIVEKILIRELAIWLQLNPQVVLGYWY, from the coding sequence ATGTTTGCCAATATTTTGCATTTGATCGCCTACAGCCTTTTGTCGCTGGTGCTACTGGTTGTAGTGCTGCGTTTTTTGCTGCAACTGGTGCGCGCTGATTTTTACAACCCCATCTCCCAGGCGCTGGTTAAAATCACTATGCCGCCACTGCGCCCGCTGCGCAAAGTGATCCCCAGTATTCTCGGTATCGATACAGCGTCGGTAGTATTGATCCTGCTGGTGCAGTTGATTGCGAGCGCCATTCTCTGCCTGATCACCGGCTTGACCGGGTTAATCGCGCTGCCGCATATCCTGCTGGCCTGGGGGTTTGTGGGCGCGCTCACCATCATCGTAAACGTGTTCTTCTGGTGCATGATTATCAGCATCATCGGCAGTTTTATCGCACCCATGAGCCATCACCCGCTGCTCAGCCTCGCCAATCAAATTATCGATCCGCTCTGCAAACCTATCCGCAAAGTGATTCCACCGCTAGGTGGGGTGATTGATGTCTCGCCGATTGTCGTGCTGCTCGGCCTGCAGATCGTGGAGAAAATCCTGATCCGTGAACTGGCCATTTGGCTGCAACTCAACCCGCAAGTGGTGCTGGGTTACTGGTACTAG
- the proC gene encoding pyrroline-5-carboxylate reductase, producing MATPKIAVPKTAPKIAFIGAGNMAKAIIGGLLAEGFNHSQILAAGPRQETLDKVQQEFAIETTTDNNAAAAWADVIVLAVKPQMLKEVTLALRDSLSHQPLVISLAAGITTDSIGTWLGGDLPIVRCMPNTPSQLRAGASGLFANSRVNDEHKSLANAILGAVGIVQWLDDEALLNPVTAVSGSGPAYFFLMMEAMIDAGVELGLSRECATELTLQTALGAAMLAKESEYDVAELRRRVTSPKGTTEQAILSFEQDNIRAVVARAMTACSNRAVELSELLGK from the coding sequence GTGGCTACACCAAAAATCGCAGTACCCAAGACAGCACCCAAGATTGCCTTTATCGGCGCGGGCAATATGGCCAAGGCCATTATCGGCGGCCTGCTTGCCGAAGGTTTTAATCACAGCCAGATTCTCGCTGCCGGCCCGCGTCAGGAAACGCTGGATAAAGTGCAGCAGGAATTTGCTATTGAAACCACCACTGACAATAACGCGGCGGCGGCCTGGGCGGATGTAATAGTGCTGGCGGTTAAACCGCAAATGCTTAAAGAAGTGACTCTGGCGCTGCGCGATTCGCTGTCGCATCAGCCGCTGGTTATTTCGCTCGCAGCGGGCATTACCACCGACAGTATCGGCACCTGGCTGGGCGGCGACTTGCCCATCGTGCGCTGCATGCCCAACACGCCTTCACAATTGCGCGCCGGTGCCAGTGGTTTATTTGCTAACAGCCGGGTGAATGATGAACATAAATCCCTCGCCAACGCGATTCTCGGTGCAGTAGGCATAGTGCAATGGTTGGATGACGAAGCCTTATTAAACCCGGTCACTGCCGTTTCCGGCTCCGGCCCCGCCTATTTCTTTTTAATGATGGAAGCCATGATTGATGCCGGTGTGGAGCTGGGGTTGAGCCGTGAATGTGCGACGGAGTTGACCTTGCAAACCGCGCTGGGTGCCGCCATGCTCGCTAAAGAAAGTGAGTATGATGTGGCCGAGCTGCGCCGCCGCGTTACCTCGCCCAAGGGCACTACCGAGCAGGCGATATTGTCATTTGAGCAGGATAATATCCGCGCCGTTGTCGCCCGCGCCATGACGGCCTGCAGCAATCGCGCGGTGGAATTATCGGAACTATTAGGTAAGTAA
- a CDS encoding DUF4331 domain-containing protein codes for MKHNYLSAVIGTLCASLLASGSFASSHREAPNITRAPALDSTDFYAFNSYESGREDYVTLIANYIPLQDAYGGPNYFAMDPHAVYSIHVDNTGDAVEDLTFEFRFSQALAGGEGVKLTVGPEGNSRSVAVPLKNVGGISASDMSAANFSESYTVKLRTGDRKTGMRADVTMASGMGMTFNKPLDFIGNKTFTSPAEYASYANSFIYEIAIPGCSANGKVFVGQRKDPFVVNLGKTFDLVNYVPVEGDSAAGAGDGGGFPGGITQSAMNDDLLDKNVTAISLEIPKSCLVGSGNGVIGSWTTASLPQARILNPQASFNKTEVNGGALTQVSRLGNPLVNELVIGLKDKDRFSTAEPKTDGQFADYVTHPSLPELLNILFKDAVNTTLGANLPTLAPTNFPRMDLVTAFLTGFPGVNQLKTVTPSEMLRLNTGIAATAQAEQSNFGVAGNDLAGFPNGRRPGDDVVDIALRVVMGRLCYPIPVGGVDTDLGLCKPEDANVGNVPFTDGAPLNAMMMKNSFPYLADPLPGSN; via the coding sequence ATGAAACATAATTATTTATCGGCCGTTATTGGTACCCTCTGTGCGAGCTTGCTTGCCTCGGGCAGTTTTGCATCATCCCACCGCGAAGCGCCGAATATCACCCGCGCACCCGCGCTCGATTCAACCGATTTTTACGCGTTTAATTCCTATGAAAGCGGGCGCGAAGATTATGTCACGTTGATCGCCAACTATATTCCGCTGCAAGATGCTTACGGCGGCCCCAATTATTTTGCGATGGACCCACACGCGGTGTACAGCATCCACGTGGATAACACCGGCGATGCTGTAGAAGACCTTACCTTTGAATTTCGTTTCAGCCAGGCACTGGCAGGCGGTGAAGGTGTAAAGCTGACGGTAGGGCCAGAAGGTAACAGCCGTTCAGTTGCGGTTCCTTTGAAAAATGTCGGCGGCATTTCTGCAAGCGATATGTCTGCTGCCAATTTCAGTGAAAGTTATACCGTTAAATTGCGCACAGGTGATCGTAAAACCGGTATGCGTGCCGATGTCACTATGGCGTCGGGCATGGGTATGACATTTAACAAACCATTGGATTTTATCGGTAATAAAACCTTCACTTCACCGGCAGAATATGCAAGCTACGCCAACAGTTTTATTTATGAAATTGCGATTCCCGGGTGTAGTGCCAACGGCAAAGTATTTGTCGGTCAGCGCAAAGATCCCTTTGTGGTCAATCTCGGAAAAACTTTTGATTTAGTCAATTATGTTCCTGTGGAAGGCGATAGTGCCGCTGGAGCTGGCGACGGCGGCGGCTTCCCCGGTGGTATTACTCAATCGGCAATGAATGATGATTTACTCGATAAAAATGTCACTGCCATTTCGCTCGAAATTCCCAAAAGCTGTTTGGTGGGCAGTGGCAATGGTGTGATTGGCAGTTGGACTACTGCGAGCTTGCCGCAGGCGCGTATTTTAAATCCGCAGGCATCGTTTAATAAAACGGAAGTGAATGGCGGTGCGCTCACCCAAGTATCGCGTTTGGGCAACCCGCTGGTGAATGAATTGGTGATTGGTTTAAAAGATAAGGATCGCTTTTCCACTGCCGAACCAAAAACTGATGGCCAGTTTGCCGATTACGTTACGCATCCCTCGCTACCTGAATTATTAAATATTTTATTTAAAGATGCGGTTAACACCACGCTCGGTGCCAATTTGCCCACGCTGGCTCCCACTAATTTCCCGCGCATGGATTTAGTCACTGCTTTTCTCACCGGCTTCCCCGGCGTCAATCAATTAAAAACCGTTACGCCGTCAGAAATGTTGCGCTTGAACACTGGCATTGCTGCAACGGCACAAGCGGAGCAATCCAATTTTGGTGTGGCGGGTAATGATCTGGCTGGTTTCCCTAATGGCCGTCGCCCGGGTGACGATGTGGTGGATATTGCGTTGCGCGTTGTTATGGGGCGTTTGTGTTATCCAATTCCTGTTGGCGGTGTGGATACCGATTTGGGATTGTGTAAACCCGAAGACGCCAATGTGGGTAATGTGCCTTTTACCGACGGTGCACCACTTAACGCGATGATGATGAAAAATTCCTTCCCTTATCTGGCCGATCCACTGCCCGGTTCTAACTAA
- a CDS encoding type IV pilus twitching motility protein PilT, which yields MDITELLAFSAKQGASDLHLSAGLPPMIRVDGDVRRINLPPMEHKQVHGLIYDIMNDKQRKDYEEFLETDFSFEVPGVARFRVNAFNQNRGAGAVFRTIPSKVLTMEELGMGNVFRDICAVPRGLVLVTGPTGSGKSTTLAAMIDYINDNKYEHVLTIEDPIEFVHESKKCLINQREVHRDTHGFNEALRSALREDPDIILVGEMRDLETIRLALTAAETGHLVFGTLHTTSAAKTIDRIVDVFPANEKSMVRSMLSESLQAVISQTLMKKNGGGRVAAHEIMRGTSAIRNLIREDKVAQMYSAIQTGASLGMQTMDQCLADLVARRIISRDAAKSKAKFPENF from the coding sequence ATGGATATCACCGAACTGCTGGCGTTTAGTGCCAAACAAGGCGCGTCTGACTTGCACCTCTCGGCGGGTTTGCCGCCGATGATTCGTGTCGACGGCGACGTGCGCCGTATCAACCTGCCGCCGATGGAGCACAAGCAGGTGCACGGCTTGATTTACGACATTATGAATGACAAGCAGCGCAAGGACTACGAAGAATTTCTGGAAACCGACTTCTCGTTCGAAGTGCCCGGTGTGGCCCGCTTCCGGGTAAACGCCTTCAACCAGAACCGCGGCGCCGGCGCCGTGTTCCGTACCATTCCCTCCAAAGTATTAACGATGGAAGAATTGGGCATGGGCAATGTGTTCCGCGATATCTGCGCGGTACCGCGTGGATTAGTGTTAGTGACCGGGCCGACCGGTTCGGGTAAATCCACCACGCTCGCGGCGATGATCGACTACATCAACGACAACAAATACGAACACGTACTCACCATTGAAGACCCGATTGAATTTGTCCACGAATCCAAAAAGTGTTTGATCAACCAACGTGAAGTGCACCGCGATACCCACGGTTTTAACGAAGCACTGCGTTCGGCACTGCGTGAAGACCCGGATATTATTCTCGTCGGTGAGATGCGCGATTTGGAAACCATTCGTTTGGCACTCACCGCCGCCGAAACCGGCCACTTGGTATTCGGTACCTTGCACACGACCTCCGCTGCAAAAACCATCGACCGTATTGTGGACGTATTCCCCGCGAACGAAAAATCCATGGTGCGTTCAATGTTGTCGGAATCGCTGCAAGCGGTAATCTCACAAACCCTGATGAAGAAAAATGGCGGCGGCCGTGTCGCGGCGCACGAAATTATGCGCGGCACCTCGGCGATCCGTAACCTGATCCGCGAAGACAAGGTCGCGCAAATGTATTCGGCAATCCAAACCGGTGCATCGCTCGGTATGCAGACCATGGATCAGTGCTTGGCCGATTTGGTCGCGCGCCGTATTATCAGCCGCGATGCCGCCAAATCCAAAGCTAAATTCCCGGAAAACTTCTAA
- a CDS encoding 16S rRNA (uracil(1498)-N(3))-methyltransferase, translating to MRIPRIFTEQNLLSGEQIELEEAASHHLSKVLRMQAGRELILFNGAGGEFAAIIHEVNKKHVIVSVQEHSAENRESPLELELAIGISRGERFEWVLQKATELGVTKITPLITERTEVKVNGDRQEKMHDRWQHILISACEQCQRNLLPQLSAPIQIVDWLPSVNSDLRFVLHHRDSKTLPAEQKPQNVTLLIGPEGGLSESEIEQALAKNFNALTLGPRVLRTETAPVAAISLVQYLWGDF from the coding sequence ATGCGAATCCCACGAATTTTTACCGAACAAAATTTGCTGAGCGGCGAACAGATCGAACTGGAAGAAGCCGCCTCGCACCATTTAAGCAAGGTGCTGCGCATGCAAGCCGGGCGCGAATTGATTTTATTCAACGGCGCCGGTGGCGAATTCGCTGCGATTATCCATGAAGTGAATAAAAAACATGTGATCGTCAGCGTGCAAGAACACAGCGCCGAAAACCGTGAATCGCCATTGGAACTGGAGCTTGCGATTGGTATTTCGCGCGGTGAACGGTTTGAATGGGTGCTACAAAAAGCGACCGAGTTGGGCGTAACAAAAATCACCCCGTTAATTACTGAACGCACCGAAGTCAAAGTGAATGGTGACCGCCAGGAAAAAATGCACGATCGCTGGCAACATATTCTCATCAGCGCCTGCGAGCAGTGCCAACGCAATTTATTGCCGCAATTATCCGCCCCCATCCAAATCGTCGATTGGCTTCCTAGCGTCAATTCCGATTTGCGTTTTGTATTACATCACCGCGACAGCAAAACGCTACCCGCTGAACAAAAACCGCAAAACGTTACCTTGTTGATTGGCCCAGAAGGTGGATTAAGCGAGAGTGAAATCGAACAGGCCTTGGCGAAAAATTTTAACGCGCTCACCCTCGGGCCAAGAGTATTGCGTACAGAAACTGCGCCGGTTGCGGCAATTAGTTTGGTGCAGTATTTGTGGGGGGATTTTTAG
- a CDS encoding anti-sigma factor domain-containing protein, with translation MNYLTDERQNALSAEYVLGSLQGPARVRYQRLLMQHPGLRSSLWRWESRLNELGAALPNVQPAPEVWERIQQQLGFVSTGASTDRVSNVLALPQRKPRALQWFAGLATAAAILMAVLLVNLQPVEPLSPAQIAVVQSEKAQALWLIELREDQLVVSATDKFTPLDNQDYELWMVAADGRAPISLGLLPKTGKLSLPRSALFDQLQVAALAVSLEPLGGSPTGQPTTVLYTAELVAM, from the coding sequence ATGAATTACCTTACCGATGAACGTCAAAATGCACTCTCGGCTGAATATGTGCTCGGCAGCTTGCAAGGCCCTGCGCGTGTCCGCTACCAGCGACTGCTGATGCAACACCCAGGCCTGCGCTCCAGCCTGTGGCGCTGGGAGAGTCGCCTGAATGAGTTGGGTGCTGCACTGCCCAATGTCCAGCCCGCGCCCGAGGTGTGGGAGCGTATCCAACAGCAGTTGGGTTTTGTCAGCACCGGTGCTAGCACCGACAGGGTCAGTAATGTGCTGGCACTGCCGCAACGCAAACCACGCGCCTTGCAATGGTTCGCCGGGTTAGCTACCGCCGCGGCAATCCTGATGGCGGTCTTGCTGGTGAATCTGCAACCGGTCGAACCTTTATCGCCGGCCCAAATCGCCGTGGTGCAAAGCGAAAAAGCCCAAGCCCTGTGGTTGATTGAATTGCGCGAGGACCAACTAGTGGTGAGCGCCACCGACAAGTTCACCCCGCTGGACAATCAGGACTATGAATTGTGGATGGTCGCCGCCGATGGTCGCGCGCCAATCTCACTCGGCCTGCTCCCCAAAACCGGCAAGTTGAGTTTGCCGCGTTCGGCACTGTTCGATCAGCTACAAGTCGCTGCACTCGCAGTGAGTTTGGAACCACTCGGTGGCTCGCCCACTGGCCAGCCGACCACCGTGTTGTACACGGCGGAATTGGTGGCGATGTAA
- a CDS encoding PilT/PilU family type 4a pilus ATPase — translation MDFDRLLSLMVEKGASDLFITAGVPPSIKVHGKVVPVTATPLAPEKARELVLSVMNEKQRNEFLEKKELNFAVSARGIGRFRASAFYQRNLAGMVLRRIETKIPQVDELGLPEIIKELAMTKRGLIIFVGATGTGKSTSLASMIGHRNQNSKGHIISIEDPIEFIHQHQGCIITQREVGIDTESFEVALKNTLRQAPDVILIGEVRSRETMDHAIAFAETGHLCLCTLHANNANQALDRIIHFFPADRHRQLWMDLSLNLKAIVAQQLIPTPDGNGRRACLEIMINTPLAQDLIRKGEVSELKELMKRSTELGMQTFDQALYALYDAGEITYEDALLHADSPNDLRLMIKLASETDSNYLSHAADSLSIQSDDQNNRGKMF, via the coding sequence ATGGATTTTGATCGGTTATTGTCCTTGATGGTAGAAAAAGGCGCGTCGGATTTATTTATCACCGCCGGTGTACCGCCTTCGATCAAAGTCCACGGCAAGGTTGTGCCTGTGACCGCCACTCCACTCGCGCCAGAAAAAGCGCGCGAGCTGGTGCTGAGTGTGATGAATGAAAAACAGCGTAATGAATTTCTGGAGAAAAAAGAACTTAACTTTGCGGTAAGTGCACGCGGTATTGGCCGTTTCCGCGCCAGCGCGTTTTACCAGCGCAACCTCGCGGGCATGGTATTGCGCCGTATTGAAACCAAAATTCCGCAAGTGGATGAATTGGGCCTACCGGAAATTATTAAAGAATTGGCCATGACCAAACGTGGCCTGATTATTTTTGTAGGCGCGACCGGTACCGGTAAATCCACGTCACTCGCCTCCATGATTGGCCATCGCAACCAGAACAGCAAAGGCCATATTATTTCTATCGAAGACCCAATTGAATTTATCCACCAACATCAAGGCTGCATCATCACCCAGCGCGAAGTGGGCATTGATACCGAATCCTTTGAGGTTGCACTGAAAAATACCCTACGCCAAGCGCCCGATGTGATTTTGATTGGTGAGGTGCGCTCGCGCGAAACCATGGATCACGCCATCGCCTTTGCGGAAACCGGTCACTTGTGTCTGTGTACGCTGCACGCCAACAACGCCAACCAGGCCCTCGACCGTATCATTCACTTCTTCCCGGCGGATCGCCATCGCCAATTGTGGATGGATTTATCACTGAACTTAAAAGCGATTGTGGCGCAGCAATTAATCCCCACACCCGACGGCAATGGCCGCCGCGCCTGTCTGGAAATTATGATCAACACCCCACTGGCGCAGGATTTAATTCGCAAAGGGGAAGTATCAGAATTAAAAGAATTGATGAAACGCTCCACCGAATTAGGAATGCAGACCTTCGACCAAGCGCTTTATGCACTCTACGACGCCGGTGAAATCACCTACGAAGACGCGCTGCTGCACGCCGACTCACCCAACGACTTGCGCCTGATGATTAAACTCGCCTCGGAAACCGATTCAAATTATTTGTCCCATGCGGCAGATAGTTTGTCGATCCAATCTGACGATCAAAATAATCGCGGGAAAATGTTTTAG
- a CDS encoding cadherin-like domain-containing protein, translated as MKISNALLPLILSGSLFITACGGDGAKKPKVNAPPTANNAALSTKADTPFTGKLMASDLDKDMLSFAVVTAPQNGMLSLQTDGSFSYTPAPDFVGADQFTFSVSDGKTSSAVATVNITIDLLTVAMSSYTRTAFNQQPNDTPLSLNSRNITQDVSDENAFDDLLAP; from the coding sequence ATGAAAATTTCTAACGCACTCTTACCGCTGATTTTGTCGGGCAGTTTATTCATCACGGCTTGTGGTGGTGACGGCGCTAAAAAACCAAAAGTCAATGCGCCACCCACGGCAAATAATGCGGCGCTCAGTACCAAGGCCGACACGCCATTTACCGGAAAATTAATGGCGAGTGATTTGGATAAAGACATGCTCAGTTTTGCAGTGGTGACAGCACCACAAAACGGCATGCTTAGCCTGCAAACCGACGGTAGTTTTAGTTACACCCCGGCGCCGGATTTTGTGGGTGCTGATCAATTTACCTTTAGTGTGAGCGATGGCAAAACCAGCTCGGCGGTAGCCACAGTCAATATCACTATTGATTTACTGACGGTTGCCATGAGCAGTTATACCCGCACGGCATTTAATCAACAGCCCAACGATACACCCTTGTCACTCAACAGCCGCAACATCACGCAAGATGTAAGTGATGAAAACGCGTTTGATGATCTGTTGGCGCCTTAA
- a CDS encoding prenyltransferase, protein MKNLLLTKGFFPESLLRPTVNYILQTQLPNGCIPWFTGGKADPWDHIEAAMGLTIGGELAAARRAYQWLAQEQLEDGSWWANYLDEKPVDKNHRETNFIAYIATGIWHYYLVTEDASVLREFFPSVKKAIEFVLRYQAPTGEVYWAVAEDGSAKKDALVTASSSIYKSLECAILIAQTLGEESAHWYKAYQHLGNTLRHHPECFDRTWEPKTRFSMDWFYPILTGIAQGKSAQQRIDSKWHTFVEPNIGCRCVSDEPWVTVAESCELTLALLAAGEHAKAVNLFSWLFQFMDEDGGYWTGYNFRDDVIWPREKTTWTTGAILLAADALTEHTGAARLFIQSALIVESAVDDTDQSLHAKTEH, encoded by the coding sequence ATGAAAAATTTACTTCTCACTAAAGGATTTTTCCCCGAGTCGTTGCTGCGTCCAACCGTGAATTATATTTTGCAAACCCAATTACCTAACGGCTGCATCCCATGGTTTACCGGCGGCAAGGCTGATCCCTGGGATCATATCGAAGCTGCCATGGGTTTAACCATTGGCGGTGAATTAGCAGCTGCACGCCGCGCCTATCAATGGCTTGCGCAAGAACAACTGGAAGATGGCAGTTGGTGGGCGAATTATTTAGATGAAAAGCCTGTCGATAAAAATCACCGTGAAACCAATTTTATTGCTTATATCGCCACTGGCATTTGGCATTATTATTTAGTGACGGAAGATGCAAGCGTTTTGCGCGAATTTTTCCCATCCGTAAAAAAAGCGATTGAATTTGTCTTGCGCTATCAAGCACCGACGGGCGAAGTCTATTGGGCAGTTGCTGAAGATGGCAGCGCAAAAAAAGATGCGTTGGTAACAGCGTCCAGCTCAATTTATAAAAGCCTTGAATGCGCGATTTTAATCGCACAGACACTGGGCGAAGAATCGGCGCATTGGTATAAAGCGTATCAACATCTCGGAAATACATTACGTCATCATCCCGAATGTTTTGATCGCACCTGGGAACCCAAAACCCGTTTCTCTATGGATTGGTTCTATCCCATTCTGACGGGAATTGCCCAGGGAAAATCTGCGCAGCAACGCATCGACAGTAAATGGCATACTTTTGTTGAACCCAATATCGGCTGCCGCTGCGTAAGCGATGAACCCTGGGTAACCGTTGCAGAATCCTGTGAATTAACACTCGCATTATTAGCAGCAGGCGAACACGCCAAAGCGGTGAATTTATTTAGTTGGTTATTCCAATTTATGGATGAAGATGGCGGCTATTGGACGGGCTACAATTTCCGCGATGACGTAATCTGGCCGCGCGAAAAAACTACCTGGACCACCGGCGCGATTTTATTAGCCGCCGATGCCCTCACCGAACATACAGGCGCGGCGCGTCTATTTATTCAATCTGCATTAATAGTGGAATCTGCAGTGGATGATACAGACCAATCACTGCATGCCAAAACCGAGCATTGA
- a CDS encoding sigma-70 family RNA polymerase sigma factor produces MDPNQEFLQLLSATAQGDRQAFANLYQRSAGKLYAVSLQMLRRRDLAEEAVQEAFVRIWHNAGEYQQEKGEVLTWMISIVRYRALDMLRATKSRRETGAEELEEAVHHQTPEQELYEQRDRVRIDRCMDRLEDSQRSAIELAYFRGLTHMEVCARMELPLGTIKTWIRRGLERLKRCLES; encoded by the coding sequence ATGGATCCGAATCAGGAGTTTTTGCAGCTGCTCAGCGCCACCGCGCAGGGCGATAGGCAGGCTTTCGCCAACCTCTACCAGCGCAGTGCGGGCAAACTTTACGCCGTCAGCCTGCAGATGTTGCGCCGTCGCGATCTGGCGGAAGAGGCGGTACAGGAGGCATTTGTGCGGATATGGCACAACGCGGGCGAGTATCAGCAGGAGAAGGGCGAAGTGCTCACCTGGATGATCAGCATAGTGCGCTACCGCGCGCTGGATATGCTGCGCGCCACCAAGAGTCGGCGCGAGACTGGCGCCGAGGAATTGGAAGAGGCAGTTCATCATCAGACACCCGAGCAAGAGTTGTATGAGCAGCGCGACCGGGTGCGCATCGATCGCTGCATGGATCGGCTGGAAGACAGCCAGCGCAGCGCCATCGAACTCGCCTATTTTCGCGGTTTGACCCACATGGAAGTCTGCGCCCGGATGGAGCTGCCACTAGGCACCATCAAAACCTGGATTCGTCGCGGATTGGAACGTTTAAAGAGGTGCCTTGAATCATGA
- a CDS encoding class I SAM-dependent methyltransferase, with the protein MLTINFHDFPLNAGDRVLDLGCGEGRHVINAYLHGDVTAIGVDLNHRDLLTSRERFLPFSQTGADKQFYLQQADATKLPFADHSFDKIICSEVLEHIPDYQGVLAEIERILKPGGLLAITVPRAWPEKICWWLSSEYHEVEGGHIRIFNGSHLRREIEQRPFNFYKRHWAHALHSPFWWLKCLWWKTQDTNPLIKSYHRLLVWDLMEKPWITQTLEKWLNPIMGKSVVMYFRKENSQ; encoded by the coding sequence ATGCTTACGATTAATTTTCACGATTTTCCGCTTAACGCAGGCGACCGCGTATTGGATCTCGGCTGCGGCGAAGGCCGCCATGTGATCAACGCCTATTTGCACGGCGATGTCACCGCCATCGGTGTCGATTTAAATCACCGCGATTTACTCACTAGCCGCGAACGCTTTTTACCTTTTTCCCAAACTGGCGCGGACAAACAATTCTATTTGCAACAAGCTGACGCAACCAAGCTGCCGTTTGCCGATCACAGTTTCGACAAAATTATTTGCAGCGAAGTGCTGGAACATATTCCTGACTATCAAGGTGTGCTTGCCGAAATCGAACGCATCCTCAAACCTGGCGGACTGTTAGCTATCACTGTGCCGCGCGCCTGGCCAGAAAAAATCTGCTGGTGGTTAAGCAGTGAATACCATGAAGTTGAGGGTGGCCATATTCGTATTTTTAATGGATCACATCTGCGCCGTGAAATAGAACAGCGTCCATTTAATTTTTATAAACGCCACTGGGCGCATGCACTGCATTCACCTTTTTGGTGGCTAAAATGTCTTTGGTGGAAAACTCAGGATACCAATCCGCTAATCAAAAGCTATCATCGTTTATTAGTTTGGGATTTAATGGAAAAACCCTGGATTACACAAACGCTGGAAAAATGGCTGAATCCGATTATGGGAAAAAGTGTGGTGATGTATTTCAGGAAAGAGAATTCACAATGA
- a CDS encoding YggS family pyridoxal phosphate-dependent enzyme codes for MHKIDDQLAKVTARIHQAATAAGRNPQTVQLIAVSKTQPAQALSEAYAWGQRAFGENYLQEALDKQVQLAGLADIEWHFIGPIQSNKTRPIAEHFDWVHSVDRLKIAQRLHEQRPESLPPLNICVQVNIDDETTKSGISLIELPALVAAIAPLNRLKLRGLMAIPAATNNTDQQRAAFAKLRLALAALNQQGLALDCLSMGMSGDMEAAIAEGATHVRVGTDIFGARAKPATA; via the coding sequence ATGCACAAGATAGACGACCAGCTCGCGAAAGTCACCGCACGAATTCATCAAGCTGCCACAGCTGCCGGGCGAAATCCGCAAACTGTGCAGTTGATCGCTGTGAGCAAAACCCAACCTGCACAAGCCTTGAGCGAAGCCTATGCCTGGGGCCAGCGCGCCTTCGGTGAAAACTACCTGCAGGAGGCGCTGGACAAACAAGTCCAGCTGGCGGGTTTGGCGGATATCGAATGGCACTTTATTGGCCCGATCCAATCCAACAAAACCCGCCCGATTGCCGAGCACTTTGACTGGGTGCATTCGGTCGACCGGCTTAAAATCGCCCAGCGTTTGCATGAGCAGCGGCCTGAATCCCTGCCGCCGCTGAATATCTGTGTGCAGGTGAATATAGACGATGAAACCACCAAGTCGGGTATCAGCCTCATCGAATTACCCGCGTTAGTTGCCGCCATAGCGCCGTTGAATCGCCTAAAGCTGCGCGGCTTGATGGCAATTCCGGCGGCGACGAATAATACCGATCAGCAGCGCGCTGCCTTTGCCAAATTGCGCCTGGCGCTTGCGGCATTAAACCAGCAGGGCCTGGCGCTGGATTGTTTGTCCATGGGCATGTCCGGCGATATGGAAGCGGCCATTGCCGAGGGCGCGACCCATGTGCGGGTTGGTACTGATATTTTTGGCGCGCGCGCCAAACCGGCGACCGCGTGA